In Helicobacter mastomyrinus, the sequence TAATCAAGGATTTAGAGATTTTAGTTTTATCGCTCAAGATTCTAGCTCATATATGCGTGATTTAGGGCAAAAAGATGGGCTTATACGGCTCATTCAGGCTATTGATAATCTTAACCTTGATATAAGTTGTAGGATTTTTTATCTCTACCCCAGCACGACTTCTTTACAACTCATAGAATCTATTGCTGCCTCAAAGTGCTTTTTACCATATTTTGATATGCCCATTCAGCATATCGCAGATTCTATGCTACGCACGATGAGACGAGGAGCAGATAAAGCGGCACATTTAGAACTATTAAGGGCGATGAGGGCAGTGCCACATAGCTTTATCCGCACAAGCCTTGTGCTTGGACACCCCGGCGAAGATGAAGCGGCATTTACAGAGTTGTGCGAGTTTATAGAATCTTTTGGCTTTGATAGGATTAATCTCTTTGCCTACTCGCCGCAAGAACACACCCTAGCCTATAAGCTACCTAAAGTAAGCGCTAAAATCACAAATACCCGTATAAATGCCCTTAATCGCATTATCAAAGCGCAGCAAAAGGCTCTAAATAAAGCTCTTGTGGGGCAGGAAGTGAATATTATCGTGGAGGGTAAAAGCGAGATAAGCGAGTATTTTTATAGGGCGCGGCTTGTGCTGTGGGGCAGGGATATTGATGGGGAGATTCTCATCAATGATAGCGAGATGTGTGATAAAAGTGGCAATATGCTGCCTTTAAGCGAAGGATATTACCGCGCCAAAGTCACTGCATACAAGCAAAACTTCCTTTTTGGTAAAGTTCTTGCGCATTTAGCGCATATTTCCTAGCAAAAACAGCAAAAAATAAAGACTTTTTAGATATAAGGATAGGCTTATGCACCTTTTATCTTCAATGACGGGGAGGATATTTATGTTTTCGCTACTTCGGCATTTGAGCATTAAAACTCAAATAGTTTCTCTTATGGGCATTCCACTTCTTGCTCTTATCTCTTTTCTCTGCTTGCAGCTTTCACAAACTTTCACATCAATTAACGAGGTTAAGGTGCTGCAAGAGCAAATTCGCATCTCTGAACAAATTTCAGATCTTGTGCACGAAATGCAAAAGGAAAGGGGTTTAAGTGCAGGGTTTGTGGTCTCTCAAGGGAAGCAATTTAGCAATGAGCTTAAAGAGCAGCGCACACGCACAAACAAAGAAATCAAGACATTGCAAGATATGCTATCAAATAGTAGTAATTTAAATGAAGCCTTTCTCACTACTTTGCAGCAAGGCTTAGAATCTATCCTAAAAATAGAACAAACAAGGCAAAAAGCTGATAACGCTATCACCTCACAAGAAAATATCACCCCACAGATAATAGGATACTACACTTCTACCATTGCACTTTTACTTGATGGCATTACAAAATCTGCTAATCTTATCAATAATGCCATTTTAGCTCGAGCTATGATAGCTTATACAAACTTCCTTTATGCAAAGGAGAGGGCTGGGCTAGAGAGAGCCACAATCAATGGTATATTTGCTGCTAATATCCCACCAAGCGATGCGCTTTATGATAAGGCGATTTCTCTTATATCCGAGCAAGAAAGTTTTTTAAAGATTTTTTTATTTATCGCTTCACAGGAAAGCAATAATGTTTATAACAAAGCCATCAAAGATAAAAGCTTTGCTGAAGTGCAAAGAATGCGTGATATTCTCACCCAAAAGCGACATACAGGAGATTTTGGCATTAATGCGAAACATTGGTTTGATACTATTACAGCAAAAATTGATGTGCTAAGAGATATAGAGGACTTTATTGCCACACGCATCAGAAATCTCACACTTGCACAACTTGATTCCTTGAAGGCTACTTTTGAAATATTGCTTGTGGTGTATGGCTTTGTGCTGCTTTTTACTATTGGTTTTAGTGTATTTGTGGTAAAAAATATCCTCACACGTTTAAATAATGTCAATACCAAACTTGCCTATATCACACAAAATAAAGATTTAACAGAGCAGGTAAAGATTCTTGCAAATGATGAAATTTCAAAAATGGCACACTCTGTAAATGCCTTTATCCGCTATATCCACGATGTATTCTTGGAAGTAGTAAAGCTTATCAAAAATAATCTCTCCATCACACAAACTCTTGTAAAAACATCTATCCAACTTGACAACAACACCAAGGATATTGCCAAAATCTCTAAAGATAATACCGAGATAGGCGAAGCAAGTGCAGATATTTTAAAGCAAAATATTACACTTTCAAATGCAACAAAAGAGGCTTTAGATAGTGTATTAAACAATATGGGAGAAACAAAGCACATAATACAATCCGTCAATGAGGAGATTGCTCAAGATGCACAAAAAGAGCACGAAAATGTGCAAAAGATACTCTCTCTTGCTAATGAGGCAAAAAATATTCAAGGAGTGCTTATAGCGATTACTGAGATTGCCGATCAAACCAATCTTTTAGCACTTAATGCAGCTATTGAAGCAGCAAGAGCAGGAGAACACGGACGAGGCTTTGCTGTGGTCGCTGATGAGGTGCGAAAGTTAGCTGAGCGCACACAGCACTCTATTACCGAGACAAGCGGCATTATCCAATCTATTTTGCAATCCATAGATGAAGTTTCTACCGATATGGAAAATAGCTCTAAATCTATGACTCGCCTTACAGAGCAATCTCAAGTGATGCATGCCAATATAGAATCTCTATCTTCATTGGTGCAAGAAGCAATGGAAAAATCTCTACAAAACCTAGAGGGCGCACAAAAAGTAGATGAAAATGCTTCAGCTATCGTGGAAAATGGTATCAAAATCGCCTCGTGCGTGAATCAAATCGTAGAAATTAGTGAAAATATACAAAATCACTCCCAAGCTCTTGGTGAACAAAGCAAAACGCTTGATGAAATGATGAGCACCTTTAAGATATAAGCCTATCATTTGTGCTTTGAGGAATCTCACTTGCCCAAGTAGGATCTTAGGCTTATATAAAATCGTGTGAGTGTATATGCGCTTATGCTCATCTACACTCCTATGTAACTTTTAAGCATAAATCTTCTGCTAAATGGGATAGATTCTTAGACTGATTTCCTCTTAAAAATTATAAACCTAAGTCCTAATGATTTTCAAAAATACTTTCTTAGATTCTATTGTTTCAAAAAATTTGCAATATGTGGCAAAATCGTGCTAAAGTCCGCGCCATTAGGAGCAAACACATCATCACATTTTTTGCGTAAAGGGGTATGCGTAAGCCATTTTTGTGCAAGTTTGCTTACTTCTAATGCGCTCTTTGCGTGAGACATTAGCCCCAAATCAAGCAAAAATCTATCGTGAAAAAGCAAAAGCGAACGTGTAGAAATCACCGGTATACCTAAATAACACGCTTCTAGATTCATTGTCCCACCCCCACCTACTAGCACATCAATAAATGGATAAAATGCCTTTGGCTCTAGCTTATTTCTAAGAATCTTCACATTCTTATATGTGCTAAAGGCAGATTCTAGACTATCGCTCTCATAACGTGGCATAATCAACACATTTGCCATATCACTTAGCAATGGAATACTCTCATAAATAATAGGCAGCTTTTGCTTCACATAATGCGCCTTATACTCCTCCTCCCGCACTAAGATAATGGGTAGTTTAGAATCTAGCCCATACTCACGCACAAATGCTCCCCTTTGCTTAGAATCCCGCTCATAAGAGGGCATATCTTGTAGCCATAATACCACATCGATAAAATCATAAGATATAACTTGCGATGGGAGCAGCCCCACACTCGTATAGCATATCTCTGGCACGATAAAAGGGCGAAACACAAGCGTAGAGAGTGGAATCGTGAGACGGGAGAGAAGAGTAAGCTTCTCTTTGCTAAATACCTCATCAGCTATAGGTGTATCAGCAAAATGCACTATGGGTATGCCTAAGCCAAAGGCACATTGCACCCCATCGA encodes:
- the rimO gene encoding 30S ribosomal protein S12 methylthiotransferase RimO; protein product: MRFKAQQSLHLISLGCTKNLVDSEVMLGRLQSYALTQELESADVIIINTCGFIESAKQESIQTILHASSNRKKGALLVVSGCLSQRYANELKAEIPEIDIITGVSDYDKIDNMIAQRRGIASNKVFLADENDKRVIVGSSFHAYIKLSEGCNQQCSFCAIPQFKGKLHSRTLQSTLKELTNLYNQGFRDFSFIAQDSSSYMRDLGQKDGLIRLIQAIDNLNLDISCRIFYLYPSTTSLQLIESIAASKCFLPYFDMPIQHIADSMLRTMRRGADKAAHLELLRAMRAVPHSFIRTSLVLGHPGEDEAAFTELCEFIESFGFDRINLFAYSPQEHTLAYKLPKVSAKITNTRINALNRIIKAQQKALNKALVGQEVNIIVEGKSEISEYFYRARLVLWGRDIDGEILINDSEMCDKSGNMLPLSEGYYRAKVTAYKQNFLFGKVLAHLAHIS
- a CDS encoding methyl-accepting chemotaxis protein, with product MFSLLRHLSIKTQIVSLMGIPLLALISFLCLQLSQTFTSINEVKVLQEQIRISEQISDLVHEMQKERGLSAGFVVSQGKQFSNELKEQRTRTNKEIKTLQDMLSNSSNLNEAFLTTLQQGLESILKIEQTRQKADNAITSQENITPQIIGYYTSTIALLLDGITKSANLINNAILARAMIAYTNFLYAKERAGLERATINGIFAANIPPSDALYDKAISLISEQESFLKIFLFIASQESNNVYNKAIKDKSFAEVQRMRDILTQKRHTGDFGINAKHWFDTITAKIDVLRDIEDFIATRIRNLTLAQLDSLKATFEILLVVYGFVLLFTIGFSVFVVKNILTRLNNVNTKLAYITQNKDLTEQVKILANDEISKMAHSVNAFIRYIHDVFLEVVKLIKNNLSITQTLVKTSIQLDNNTKDIAKISKDNTEIGEASADILKQNITLSNATKEALDSVLNNMGETKHIIQSVNEEIAQDAQKEHENVQKILSLANEAKNIQGVLIAITEIADQTNLLALNAAIEAARAGEHGRGFAVVADEVRKLAERTQHSITETSGIIQSILQSIDEVSTDMENSSKSMTRLTEQSQVMHANIESLSSLVQEAMEKSLQNLEGAQKVDENASAIVENGIKIASCVNQIVEISENIQNHSQALGEQSKTLDEMMSTFKI
- a CDS encoding DUF354 domain-containing protein — encoded protein: MIWLDIIDPKYVMFFKSLIPQLQSFDEVIITTRKSEGYDECARLLGLFNIQATAIGGYGGESKLGKFESRLERQKGFLTLFEKLGKIPRLFITGASVDGVQCAFGLGIPIVHFADTPIADEVFSKEKLTLLSRLTIPLSTLVFRPFIVPEICYTSVGLLPSQVISYDFIDVVLWLQDMPSYERDSKQRGAFVREYGLDSKLPIILVREEEYKAHYVKQKLPIIYESIPLLSDMANVLIMPRYESDSLESAFSTYKNVKILRNKLEPKAFYPFIDVLVGGGGTMNLEACYLGIPVISTRSLLLFHDRFLLDLGLMSHAKSALEVSKLAQKWLTHTPLRKKCDDVFAPNGADFSTILPHIANFLKQ